A section of the Rossellomorea marisflavi genome encodes:
- a CDS encoding ArsR/SmtB family transcription factor, giving the protein MNYHLSQMQESPTVSVEWSPVWEIILGISAYTHRKLRHTFDCDEEWSRASLSETLKEDLQMIEDTNQWFALMMLQASFSASTVQDFSDELSQMEETAFYSIILPYKDRHSEPLRLQASHDRDFHRYADEFKTHEFFGGYIASLATHSFSQMKDSFRSVLSGWQEVMEEKAEWNKWKSALERESTLHVIDKEASVTEEVQRIAGTAYIPEPSIWEIKLIPQISYRPWLLEQRTPDTKLFFYPLREEYLLEQGEPGKAMVNGYKALGDELRLKVLHLLQHGPLSLQELSIKLDVSKTTLHHQLSLLKASKLVTSAKGVYSANPQRITELQEDLSFFLGKSHEE; this is encoded by the coding sequence ATGAACTACCATTTGTCCCAGATGCAAGAAAGTCCCACCGTCTCCGTCGAATGGTCACCCGTATGGGAGATCATTCTCGGCATCAGCGCCTATACACACCGGAAGCTCCGGCATACCTTTGATTGTGATGAAGAGTGGTCCCGGGCCTCCCTGTCTGAAACACTCAAGGAGGATCTTCAGATGATTGAAGACACCAACCAGTGGTTTGCCCTTATGATGTTGCAAGCATCGTTCTCCGCATCGACGGTTCAAGATTTTTCCGATGAACTGTCCCAGATGGAGGAAACGGCATTTTATTCAATCATCCTTCCCTACAAGGACCGGCATTCAGAACCACTGCGCCTTCAAGCTTCTCACGATCGCGACTTCCACCGCTATGCGGATGAGTTCAAGACCCATGAATTCTTCGGGGGGTATATTGCTTCCCTTGCCACCCATTCGTTTTCACAAATGAAAGACTCCTTTCGCTCCGTACTGAGTGGTTGGCAGGAAGTGATGGAGGAAAAAGCAGAATGGAATAAGTGGAAATCGGCACTTGAAAGAGAGTCCACCCTTCATGTCATCGACAAGGAAGCTTCCGTGACGGAAGAAGTACAGCGGATAGCAGGAACAGCATACATACCCGAACCATCCATCTGGGAGATCAAGCTCATCCCCCAGATCTCCTACCGTCCATGGCTCCTTGAGCAAAGGACACCTGATACGAAACTATTTTTCTATCCATTAAGAGAAGAGTATCTGTTGGAACAAGGGGAACCGGGAAAGGCGATGGTGAACGGATATAAAGCATTGGGGGACGAGTTGAGACTCAAAGTCCTCCATCTTCTGCAGCATGGACCACTTAGCCTCCAAGAGTTGAGCATAAAGCTCGATGTATCGAAAACGACGCTTCATCATCAGCTTTCACTCTTAAAAGCTTCCAAGCTCGTGACGTCTGCCAAAGGCGTCTATTCCGCAAACCCGCAGCGGATCACCGAACTCCAAGAGGATTTGTCCTTTTTCCTCGGAAAAAGCCATGAAGAATAA
- a CDS encoding GNAT family N-acetyltransferase yields the protein MEFRKVHPDDAGKIVRLMKEVEKTSPYMMMEGGERRTTPEQFKTFLERIGDSSTILAAEESEEFVGYVMILTESTRKTSHRAYMVIGIREDWRGKGLGKSLIREGIEWAKERSLTRLELTVVTDNEPAIALYRKMGFEIEGTKRQSLYIDGRYHDEYYMAQLLEA from the coding sequence GTGGAATTTCGAAAAGTCCATCCTGATGATGCAGGGAAGATCGTTAGACTGATGAAGGAAGTAGAGAAGACTTCACCGTACATGATGATGGAGGGGGGAGAGAGGAGGACGACGCCCGAGCAGTTCAAGACATTTCTGGAGCGGATCGGCGACTCCTCCACCATACTGGCTGCGGAAGAATCGGAAGAGTTCGTGGGGTACGTCATGATCCTGACCGAGTCAACGAGGAAAACGTCCCACCGGGCATATATGGTGATCGGCATCCGAGAAGACTGGCGCGGTAAGGGGCTGGGGAAATCCCTGATTCGGGAAGGGATAGAGTGGGCAAAGGAACGATCCCTCACCAGGCTTGAATTGACGGTCGTCACCGATAATGAACCGGCCATCGCCCTCTACCGGAAGATGGGATTCGAGATCGAGGGGACAAAACGTCAGTCATTGTACATCGACGGGCGGTATCATGATGAATATTATATGGCACAGCTATTGGAGGCTTGA
- a CDS encoding TIGR04104 family putative zinc finger protein, which produces MPVCQHCNTEWTWQQTFKKIFTFKRSITCPECGATQYLSRRSRNHMSVLAMIPLVISLPLVAVSLPMSIIVSIQLVTFAAVLTRMPTFYTLTSEEEAMW; this is translated from the coding sequence ATGCCCGTCTGTCAACACTGCAACACGGAATGGACATGGCAACAAACCTTCAAGAAGATCTTCACCTTCAAGCGTTCCATCACTTGTCCGGAATGTGGAGCAACTCAGTATCTGTCGCGGCGCTCGCGCAACCACATGAGCGTCCTGGCCATGATTCCGTTGGTGATTAGTTTACCGCTTGTCGCAGTATCCTTGCCTATGTCGATCATCGTATCGATCCAGCTAGTTACGTTTGCTGCGGTTCTCACACGGATGCCAACATTCTACACCCTTACAAGTGAAGAAGAAGCCATGTGGTGA
- a CDS encoding MFS transporter, translating to MKNKAFKALWVGEIVSELAGAAGGIINGLILYELTGSREWMGLLWLVYFLPSLVLQGVSAPFLNHVAKEKVLKRIQLLRSAAYLFPLIGYVSGMDTLVLGGLILLQLCLGLLQPAYASLSFSILPDLCREEELTEANGILDGTMRLMSFLAPGVTALLLIVVPTQLIYALSSGLFLFSALSLSRLPQTGFGEWAKGSWWHEMKEGYRIFFRHPVLVRMTGLSSLVQFAVGAAMVLSIPFIRGEMGGSQWEYALFSASFPIGYVLGTWLLKKMPLHSWIMYAGLIGGGLSFAFLWMAPSIPLAWGCELLGGLLFPLFNARSAAVFQQATPRERLAQLSAVRLLMLRITMPLGILFGSNMFFTLSTRNAFLTIGLLIIVPASFFLIRSYSGDDKTDRAAA from the coding sequence ATGAAGAATAAAGCATTCAAGGCCCTCTGGGTCGGGGAGATCGTATCAGAACTTGCCGGTGCCGCCGGCGGTATCATCAACGGACTCATTCTGTATGAGCTGACGGGTTCACGGGAATGGATGGGCCTCCTTTGGCTCGTCTACTTCCTTCCGTCACTGGTCTTGCAGGGGGTGAGCGCACCTTTCCTCAACCATGTGGCAAAGGAAAAAGTATTGAAGAGGATCCAACTGCTACGATCGGCAGCTTATCTGTTCCCCCTCATTGGGTACGTAAGCGGGATGGACACACTTGTCCTCGGCGGATTAATTCTGCTCCAGCTGTGTTTGGGGCTTCTGCAACCGGCCTATGCAAGTCTGTCCTTTTCCATCCTTCCCGACCTCTGCCGTGAGGAGGAACTCACGGAGGCCAACGGGATCCTTGATGGGACCATGAGACTCATGAGCTTTCTCGCTCCCGGGGTGACCGCCCTTCTTCTCATCGTGGTTCCGACCCAGCTGATCTATGCTCTCTCTTCAGGATTGTTCCTATTCAGTGCGCTGTCCCTGTCACGTCTTCCCCAAACAGGCTTTGGGGAATGGGCAAAAGGAAGCTGGTGGCATGAAATGAAGGAAGGCTACCGAATCTTTTTCCGCCATCCCGTCCTTGTCCGGATGACGGGCCTTTCATCCCTGGTCCAGTTTGCCGTGGGAGCGGCCATGGTGCTTTCCATCCCTTTCATACGAGGGGAAATGGGCGGATCACAGTGGGAATATGCCCTCTTCTCGGCCTCATTCCCCATCGGATATGTACTCGGTACATGGCTGTTGAAAAAGATGCCCCTGCACTCCTGGATCATGTATGCAGGACTAATCGGCGGCGGCCTGTCGTTCGCCTTTCTCTGGATGGCACCCTCGATCCCGCTGGCATGGGGATGCGAACTGTTGGGAGGACTTTTATTCCCTCTCTTCAACGCTAGGAGTGCCGCTGTATTCCAACAGGCAACTCCCCGGGAACGATTGGCGCAGCTCAGTGCCGTCAGGCTCCTCATGCTACGCATCACCATGCCATTGGGAATCCTCTTCGGCTCGAATATGTTCTTCACCCTTTCCACACGGAATGCCTTTCTAACGATCGGCCTCCTCATCATCGTACCAGCGTCCTTCTTCTTGATCCGCTCCTATTCTGGAGATGATAAAACCGATAGAGCTGCAGCATGA
- a CDS encoding DUF421 domain-containing protein has protein sequence MEDILMTMYRTTFSFILLVLATLLFGKHINSHKNHYSFALSITIGSLIANMAFNHRLDFPSMVISFVVLILLFYILLLISAKSRKWRGRLSGRPTTLIEKGKILEENMKQLKFTLDDLNQQLREQGIFDIMEVDMVVLEVSGMLSVRKKALYSPLTPKDMNLSPSASGPLPVELIMDGKATENLIPPHSEQLQSICRDRGISLGDINYAVVTSSGTIFIDEYRDGLR, from the coding sequence GTGGAAGATATTTTGATGACCATGTATCGAACGACTTTCAGTTTCATTCTTCTTGTGCTGGCAACCCTGCTGTTCGGCAAGCATATCAACTCCCACAAAAACCACTACAGCTTTGCCCTTTCCATCACGATCGGCTCCTTGATCGCCAATATGGCCTTCAACCACAGACTCGATTTCCCTTCCATGGTGATTTCCTTCGTCGTACTGATTCTCCTCTTCTACATCCTTCTTCTGATTTCTGCCAAGTCCCGGAAGTGGAGGGGACGCCTATCCGGGAGACCGACCACCCTCATTGAAAAAGGGAAGATCCTTGAAGAGAACATGAAGCAGCTGAAGTTCACGCTGGATGATTTGAACCAGCAGCTCAGGGAACAGGGAATCTTTGATATCATGGAAGTCGACATGGTCGTCCTCGAAGTGAGCGGAATGCTGTCTGTTAGGAAGAAAGCACTCTACTCACCGCTCACCCCTAAGGATATGAACCTCAGCCCATCTGCGTCAGGTCCCCTGCCTGTTGAATTGATCATGGACGGGAAAGCAACGGAGAACCTCATCCCACCACACAGTGAACAATTGCAATCGATTTGCAGGGATCGGGGAATTTCCTTAGGTGACATTAACTATGCCGTTGTCACAAGTAGCGGCACGATTTTTATCGATGAGTATCGCGATGGTCTCAGGTAA
- a CDS encoding CPBP family intramembrane glutamic endopeptidase: MGNQTFWEQDKWNWSIFWGLMLLEFIGVVVIVKIYIQPVYKEWLGSSLYGGMLVGPTIAILLLTALYLWGIRGKGGWGEAGVRAFQKSEWKRMVLWGIILMVAGTILIFLTAQIGNDVDNAKTDSLKESMSGINIILALLSAAVLSPLYEEIFYRGFVYRFLRVRWGVGVGLVASALIFTAAHYPTTNAMPVNFVDGLVFAWLYEKSGSIWPGVIVHGLLNAISILAVVIS; encoded by the coding sequence ATGGGGAATCAAACGTTTTGGGAGCAGGATAAGTGGAATTGGAGCATCTTTTGGGGATTGATGCTTCTTGAGTTCATAGGGGTAGTCGTGATTGTGAAGATCTACATACAGCCTGTATATAAGGAGTGGCTCGGCTCCTCCCTTTATGGAGGGATGCTGGTCGGTCCAACCATTGCCATCCTTTTATTGACAGCACTCTATCTTTGGGGAATTAGGGGGAAAGGGGGCTGGGGTGAAGCAGGCGTCAGGGCGTTTCAAAAAAGTGAGTGGAAGCGGATGGTCCTTTGGGGAATCATCCTTATGGTGGCGGGGACCATCCTTATTTTCCTCACTGCTCAGATTGGAAATGACGTGGATAATGCCAAGACTGATAGTTTGAAAGAATCCATGAGTGGGATCAATATAATCCTTGCCCTTCTATCAGCTGCGGTTCTATCACCCCTGTACGAAGAGATTTTTTATAGGGGCTTCGTGTATCGCTTCCTCCGGGTCCGGTGGGGAGTGGGAGTAGGGCTGGTGGCGAGTGCCCTTATTTTCACGGCGGCTCATTACCCAACGACCAATGCCATGCCCGTGAATTTTGTGGATGGACTGGTCTTTGCATGGCTTTATGAAAAAAGCGGCTCGATCTGGCCGGGCGTTATCGTTCATGGTCTATTGAATGCCATTTCCATCCTGGCGGTTGTCATTTCATAA
- a CDS encoding tripartite tricarboxylate transporter substrate binding protein, whose amino-acid sequence MKKGFTITVLSMILFMAGCSGQSSSQKSDGPWKPTKAIEIVAPAGAGGGWDTTARMAAKVFEEDKLIDKGVGVVNKPGGGGAVAWSSVFAQKDPHQMFVASPPLLLVPLNGQSKYGYEDFTPLANMIADYGAFAVNADAKWNNLNELFEDMKKDPSSISIVGTSAPGSMDHIQFVKVAKAAGVDVKKIKYVSDQDGGALTQLLNGSVQVFSTGVGETIEQVKAGKIKVLGVTSEERMTGEVLEDIPTVKEQGIDATFINWRGFFGPPDMSDAEIKYYEDKFKALNDSEGWKEIRENFGWNEMFMTSSEYNDFLKEQNDEMKALLDEIGLGQ is encoded by the coding sequence ATGAAGAAAGGGTTCACGATTACGGTATTATCTATGATTTTATTCATGGCAGGATGTTCCGGACAATCATCCAGTCAAAAGTCAGACGGTCCTTGGAAGCCGACAAAGGCGATTGAAATTGTCGCACCTGCAGGAGCGGGCGGCGGATGGGATACGACAGCCAGGATGGCGGCAAAAGTCTTTGAAGAAGATAAACTGATCGACAAAGGTGTCGGGGTCGTCAATAAACCTGGAGGGGGAGGAGCAGTGGCATGGTCTTCTGTATTTGCCCAAAAGGATCCACATCAAATGTTCGTTGCATCCCCGCCACTCCTGCTTGTTCCACTGAACGGGCAATCCAAGTATGGATATGAAGATTTCACTCCTCTTGCGAATATGATTGCGGACTACGGTGCGTTTGCCGTGAATGCCGATGCGAAATGGAATAATCTCAATGAATTATTCGAGGATATGAAGAAAGATCCTTCAAGTATCTCCATCGTTGGTACTTCGGCTCCGGGAAGCATGGACCACATTCAATTCGTCAAGGTGGCAAAGGCCGCAGGCGTTGATGTGAAAAAGATCAAGTACGTCTCCGACCAGGACGGCGGTGCGCTTACCCAGCTTTTGAACGGCAGTGTGCAAGTGTTCTCCACCGGTGTAGGGGAAACGATCGAACAAGTGAAGGCAGGCAAAATCAAAGTGTTGGGTGTGACTTCTGAAGAGCGGATGACTGGAGAGGTATTGGAAGATATTCCGACTGTTAAGGAGCAGGGAATCGATGCCACCTTCATCAACTGGCGAGGATTCTTCGGACCGCCTGATATGAGTGATGCAGAGATCAAGTACTATGAAGATAAATTCAAGGCCCTGAACGATTCTGAAGGCTGGAAGGAAATCAGGGAAAACTTCGGATGGAATGAAATGTTCATGACAAGCAGTGAATACAACGACTTCCTGAAAGAACAGAATGACGAAATGAAAGCGCTCCTCGACGAAATCGGGTTGGGTCAATAA
- a CDS encoding GNAT family N-acetyltransferase → MKSVKLVEVNEENWYECCQLKLTEEQSSYMESNAVSIAQSKFEPGLKPFAIYEKEQVVGFLMFNTEREELGGYWVYRIMVDRRYQEKGIGKRATEEMLAIMSELPGCERIVVGYHPDNRGAHRLYESIGFKDEGNRFGKEMAVIYQVTS, encoded by the coding sequence TTGAAATCAGTCAAATTGGTCGAAGTGAATGAAGAAAATTGGTATGAGTGCTGTCAACTGAAGCTTACGGAGGAACAATCCTCCTATATGGAGTCCAATGCCGTCTCCATTGCACAGTCCAAATTCGAGCCCGGTCTTAAACCATTTGCCATCTATGAAAAGGAACAGGTAGTCGGCTTCCTTATGTTCAATACGGAACGGGAAGAACTCGGCGGCTACTGGGTATACCGGATCATGGTCGATCGCAGGTATCAAGAAAAGGGCATCGGGAAGCGGGCAACGGAAGAAATGCTCGCCATTATGTCGGAGCTTCCAGGGTGCGAGCGCATCGTCGTCGGTTACCATCCGGATAATAGGGGTGCCCATCGTCTTTATGAAAGCATTGGCTTTAAAGATGAAGGGAATCGGTTCGGGAAGGAAATGGCTGTCATCTACCAGGTGACTTCATAA
- a CDS encoding RNA polymerase sigma factor has protein sequence MKQAIGQNMIEETRMARDAFSTMVGTFSSDLWSYCSYIAGSPWDGEDLYQETLLKAFGMLPERWSDVTDQKSYLFRMATNAWFDQCRKRKHGVGLLLEDDISDVPPMDRLELEEALMRVHTSLTPKQAAAFLLVDVFRFSADEAAGIVHTTRGGIYAALQRARQNLKENRSGEVKPVMTMDNETQQTVDIYLEAFNTGNLDKLLSLFSSTAHNEAFLGFQEYSKAEMKKGSMRFGLPGHTAKRITLWGRHVIVVITDEGELHDIQVQEVENHQIVAHESYFFRKEFMFAAGEELGVAVQLNKPPVDWR, from the coding sequence ATGAAGCAGGCTATCGGGCAGAATATGATAGAAGAAACAAGGATGGCACGGGATGCTTTTTCCACCATGGTAGGGACGTTTTCAAGCGACCTGTGGTCATATTGCAGCTATATCGCGGGATCCCCGTGGGACGGTGAAGATCTGTATCAGGAAACATTACTTAAAGCATTCGGGATGCTTCCAGAACGCTGGAGTGATGTGACGGATCAGAAATCGTATCTATTCAGGATGGCCACGAATGCGTGGTTTGATCAGTGCAGGAAGCGGAAACATGGAGTGGGACTCCTTCTTGAAGATGATATCAGCGATGTGCCTCCAATGGACCGTCTAGAATTGGAAGAAGCCCTTATGAGAGTCCACACATCCCTCACCCCAAAGCAGGCGGCGGCCTTTCTTCTTGTGGATGTGTTCCGATTCAGCGCAGACGAAGCGGCTGGTATCGTCCATACGACAAGAGGCGGTATCTATGCCGCCCTCCAGCGTGCCAGGCAAAACCTAAAGGAAAATCGATCAGGGGAAGTGAAACCCGTGATGACTATGGACAACGAAACGCAACAGACCGTGGACATTTATCTTGAAGCCTTCAATACCGGGAATCTCGATAAGCTCCTCAGCCTCTTCAGTTCAACCGCCCACAATGAAGCATTCCTCGGTTTCCAGGAATACTCCAAAGCAGAGATGAAAAAAGGATCCATGCGGTTCGGGCTGCCCGGACACACTGCAAAACGGATCACGCTTTGGGGAAGGCACGTCATCGTGGTCATCACCGACGAAGGAGAGCTTCACGATATCCAGGTGCAGGAAGTGGAAAACCATCAGATTGTGGCGCATGAAAGTTATTTCTTCAGGAAGGAATTCATGTTTGCTGCAGGGGAAGAACTTGGGGTAGCCGTTCAGTTGAACAAGCCGCCTGTTGATTGGCGATGA
- a CDS encoding tripartite tricarboxylate transporter TctB family protein: MINTMNKKMGIILAVISIIYLYFSFTLPEYPYVPVDSDAVPIVLGFILLFLSVLLYFSKSEENEEEKLPKGEGKVILAVLGFVLMFILLLEPLGFVLTTFLFISINSRFLGYKKWVSNIIVSLALPLSIYFLFVSFLKIQLPSGILPF; encoded by the coding sequence GTGATCAATACGATGAATAAGAAAATGGGCATCATCCTTGCCGTTATCTCGATCATTTACTTATATTTCAGCTTTACGCTACCTGAATACCCTTATGTTCCAGTAGATTCCGACGCTGTCCCGATCGTTCTCGGATTCATTCTTTTATTCCTTTCTGTACTGCTCTATTTCAGTAAATCGGAAGAAAATGAGGAAGAAAAGCTTCCAAAAGGAGAAGGCAAGGTCATTCTTGCGGTCCTGGGATTTGTCCTGATGTTCATTCTGTTATTGGAACCGCTAGGCTTCGTCCTTACTACCTTTTTATTCATTAGCATCAATTCCAGATTCCTGGGCTACAAGAAGTGGGTAAGCAATATCATTGTCTCACTCGCCCTGCCCCTCAGTATTTATTTTCTATTCGTATCATTTTTAAAAATACAACTCCCTTCGGGGATCCTGCCATTCTAA
- a CDS encoding DUF4083 domain-containing protein, whose product MNWLFLVLFFGLIVLFFVSFTLFIRRMVYRSAARNERIDKVEAKLDRILDHLEKPNK is encoded by the coding sequence ATGAATTGGTTGTTTCTTGTGTTATTCTTCGGCTTGATTGTCCTTTTTTTCGTCTCCTTCACGCTGTTCATCCGGCGTATGGTGTATCGGTCTGCGGCGAGGAATGAGCGGATCGATAAGGTGGAGGCGAAGCTTGATCGGATCCTGGATCATCTGGAAAAGCCGAATAAGTGA
- a CDS encoding DUF4179 domain-containing protein has translation MEMPAASRNEMGMEVQELNKTLMIFRQIEPLLYAIGRSHGCGDEEIARILFNCIFTLHDQKKKHGREKDRHALITLFMKECRGIARPVEGQEFPSVISRMNESEREAVLLVYGAGLSIGDVSSVMKKPEDEVKEDLLRGIRFIRKHPDVEGCPEYHRLYVDYLERSIERTEKVAFEMHIHQCPGCQEDLATFQETLLELREFFERSHVPEGFRLKLDGLIDTELETRKKKNNKRKRTGIIALVAAFLLLFTGFITDGFASIYYTYADWKNDEDPLLREFYQSGIGERLNLTAEDNGVKITIKTAIADEIQTLVYYEIEDMEKDRRLMVDTENGFSLVNQIDFQDEGGSFYLEEGKSEEGNEEERNIHKGSFSLPPIVDDVENPLIKLSFTQLITMSPDMKSTMEVYATNAIEEMERTGGDWEFEIPVEKQESRVMKLGQEIEVEGLPVRLDEVIIAPTTTALTYSIREGQEEPSSIFHLLFDSIKTKEKAASLNWLSWPTFLEDYNDGWSAYRQNFDSLYFEELKEPELVFSTLQMHVSEQLKFKIDFTKPFPQVHEYGGGTILVEEPPKDRPGEVTMKMPLTDNRDFDTVSIMSKEEFEGEGDFRNDGEMESVYLDRNGKEFQEEDWDYEEVMKGNYPRSLTVKQSFKMFKQGKPAPDLIPTEFIIDGYEKTVFLDQSVPLKFKNK, from the coding sequence ATGGAAATGCCCGCCGCATCCCGGAATGAGATGGGGATGGAGGTTCAGGAATTGAATAAGACCCTCATGATCTTCCGGCAGATAGAGCCTCTCCTCTACGCCATCGGCCGCTCCCATGGTTGTGGGGACGAGGAGATTGCACGTATCCTTTTCAACTGCATCTTTACGCTTCACGATCAAAAGAAGAAGCATGGTCGGGAAAAGGACCGTCATGCACTCATTACTCTGTTCATGAAAGAATGCAGGGGGATTGCGAGGCCGGTGGAGGGGCAAGAGTTCCCTTCGGTGATCAGCAGGATGAATGAAAGTGAACGTGAAGCGGTTTTACTTGTATATGGCGCAGGTCTTTCAATAGGAGATGTTTCTTCGGTCATGAAGAAGCCGGAGGATGAAGTGAAGGAAGACCTCCTCAGGGGGATTCGCTTCATTCGTAAACACCCCGATGTGGAAGGATGTCCTGAGTACCATCGTCTGTACGTGGACTATCTTGAACGAAGCATCGAACGGACGGAGAAGGTCGCATTTGAAATGCATATTCATCAGTGCCCCGGGTGTCAGGAAGACCTTGCCACCTTTCAGGAAACGCTCCTGGAGCTACGGGAATTCTTTGAACGGAGTCATGTTCCTGAAGGGTTCCGGCTGAAGCTTGATGGGCTGATCGACACGGAGCTGGAGACAAGAAAGAAAAAGAACAATAAGCGGAAGCGCACGGGTATCATTGCCTTGGTCGCAGCCTTTCTATTACTATTTACGGGTTTTATAACAGATGGATTCGCCTCGATCTACTATACATATGCAGACTGGAAGAATGACGAAGATCCCCTGCTTCGTGAGTTCTATCAATCTGGAATCGGTGAACGCCTGAACCTTACAGCAGAAGACAATGGTGTGAAAATCACAATCAAGACCGCTATCGCCGATGAGATCCAGACGCTGGTTTATTATGAAATTGAAGATATGGAGAAGGACAGACGGTTGATGGTGGATACGGAAAATGGGTTCAGCCTGGTAAATCAAATTGATTTCCAGGATGAAGGAGGAAGCTTTTACTTGGAAGAAGGTAAAAGTGAAGAAGGAAATGAGGAAGAAAGAAATATACACAAAGGATCCTTCTCACTTCCTCCGATCGTAGATGATGTGGAGAATCCCCTCATAAAACTCAGTTTTACCCAATTGATAACGATGAGCCCCGATATGAAATCCACTATGGAAGTGTATGCAACCAACGCTATTGAAGAAATGGAGAGGACAGGAGGAGACTGGGAGTTCGAAATCCCTGTTGAAAAGCAGGAATCCCGTGTGATGAAATTGGGTCAGGAAATCGAGGTGGAAGGGTTGCCGGTCAGGCTTGATGAAGTGATTATCGCGCCAACTACGACTGCCCTCACGTACAGTATCCGTGAAGGCCAAGAAGAACCCTCTTCCATCTTCCATCTGCTTTTTGATTCTATTAAGACGAAGGAAAAGGCCGCTTCATTAAACTGGTTAAGTTGGCCGACTTTCCTGGAAGATTACAATGATGGATGGAGCGCATACCGACAAAATTTTGATTCATTGTATTTTGAAGAGTTGAAGGAACCGGAGCTCGTGTTCTCCACTCTTCAAATGCATGTGTCTGAACAGCTGAAATTTAAAATTGATTTCACTAAACCGTTTCCTCAAGTCCATGAATATGGAGGGGGAACTATCTTAGTGGAAGAACCGCCAAAAGATCGTCCGGGCGAAGTCACGATGAAGATGCCACTAACGGATAATCGAGACTTCGATACCGTTTCCATCATGTCAAAAGAAGAATTCGAAGGCGAAGGAGATTTTCGAAATGATGGGGAAATGGAGAGCGTGTATTTGGACCGTAACGGAAAAGAGTTTCAGGAGGAAGACTGGGACTATGAGGAAGTCATGAAAGGGAATTATCCTCGGTCACTAACGGTGAAGCAATCGTTTAAAATGTTCAAGCAAGGGAAGCCAGCTCCTGACCTAATCCCCACCGAGTTTATAATCGACGGGTACGAAAAAACCGTTTTTCTGGATCAATCCGTACCACTGAAGTTTAAAAATAAGTAA
- a CDS encoding NUDIX hydrolase, whose product MFVVNVEGAIRRGDRWLMIKRSDKEEHAPGALSFVGGKCEREEASADILERTLQREIYEEVGVNVTDLHYVNSSIFQTASGIDVIDVVYICTLQEGEAYPKSPDEVDEIKWLTTEEILAHPGIPDFLEHNIQQCEEVYRSRFT is encoded by the coding sequence ATGTTTGTAGTCAATGTGGAAGGAGCGATCCGCCGTGGTGATCGCTGGCTTATGATCAAAAGGAGCGATAAAGAAGAGCATGCTCCGGGCGCGCTCTCCTTCGTGGGAGGAAAATGTGAACGGGAAGAAGCATCCGCTGATATTCTTGAGCGAACGCTACAACGGGAAATCTATGAAGAAGTGGGTGTCAACGTTACAGACCTCCACTATGTAAACAGTTCGATCTTCCAAACGGCATCTGGCATTGATGTGATTGATGTCGTCTACATATGCACGCTTCAAGAAGGAGAAGCCTATCCCAAGAGTCCCGACGAAGTCGATGAGATCAAATGGCTGACGACGGAAGAAATTCTGGCACATCCAGGAATCCCGGATTTTCTAGAACATAATATCCAACAGTGTGAAGAGGTATATCGCTCTCGCTTTACCTGA